In the genome of Triticum urartu cultivar G1812 chromosome 5, Tu2.1, whole genome shotgun sequence, one region contains:
- the LOC125509634 gene encoding RNA cytosine C(5)-methyltransferase NSUN2-like: MGGGRKRGRSQRRHFKQERENVWKDNPRRPPASAGEGGEGNGWQPFATENLAFEAYYKGQQIVPEEEWDAFMSMLRKPLPAAFRINASSQFCQDICSQLENDFRKSLETEVNDDHEKEAIRPLAWYPGNLAWHLNFSRMQLRRNQALESFHEFLKQENEVGNITRQEAVSMVPPLFLNVQPDHHILDMCAAPGSKTFQLLEMIHQSTKPGVLPTAMVVANDVDVQRCNLLIHQTKRMCTANLIVTNHEAQNFPGCSLAKFCPEAYIDESKPQRLEFDRILCDVPCSGDGTVRKAPDMWRTWNIGMGNGLHRLQVEIAMRGIALLKVGGRMVYSTCSMNPVENEAVVGEILRRCGDSVELLDVSNELPELIRRPGLSTWKVRDRASWLGSHKDVLHYRKNAILPSMFPSGKATTDSCTAGGSVEVNIDAVDADMSESGGIVEGKQETKIATDDSNNGDNGKTEEIEQDESESVKVSRGSNEKTDSTSIVTEHSNLPLHRCMRIIPHDQNSGAFFIAVLQKLSPLNESPVVEVMKGEHSTSKDKALKCSNGQGSDKVPAEEISVQQPGVDDSHVLVEQQNRDMDAEISKDRSSEEAKVIAGEVQNDQATRRDKRKTQNQGRWRGVDPVIFFKDEATIRSIVSFYGIKDSFTLEGHLVTRNPDTNHVKRIYYVSKSVTEVLDLNVKVGERLKITSLGLKIFERQSSKEGSPCTFRLSSEGLPLLLPYITKQILYASAIDFQHLLQYRIIKFPDFVDAKFGEQASALLQGCCVVILREGHEDLESIGMDPSAIAVVCWKGKTNLCVMVTPMDGRELLDRISFRFGLKIPKVDDGKPDLKSDDGSDEQPDGGAETVDPDCVPESKAAEDMDISDVKDAE, encoded by the exons ATGGGGGGCGGCAGGAAGCGCGGGCGCTCGCAGCGTCGTCACTTCAAGCAGGAGCGCGAGAACGTCTGGAAGGACAACCCCAGGCGCCCTCCCGCCTCCGCCGGCGAAGGAGGCGAGGGGAACGGCTGGCAGCCGTTCGCCACGGAGAACCTGGCCTTCGAGGCCTACTACAAG GGGCAGCAAATTGTTCCTGAGGAAGAGTGGGATGCCTTCATGAGCATGCTCCGGAAGCCATTGCCAGCCGCTTTTAGGATTAATGCGAG CTCTCAGTTTTGTCAAGACATTTGTTCACAATTAGAAAATGACTTCAGGAAGTCGTTAGAGACTGAG GTCAATGATGACCATGAAAAAGAGGCTATTCGGCCTTTGGCTTGGTACCCTGGCAATCTTGCATGGCATTTGAACTTCTCCCGGATGCAACTGAGGAGAAACCAGGCGCTTGAGAG TTTCCATgaattcttgaagcaagagaatGAAGTTGGTAATATTACCAGGCAAGAGGCTGTCAGCATG GTCCCACCTTTGTTTCTGAATGTGCAACCTGACCATCATATTCTTGACA TGTGTGCCGCTCCAGGGTCTAAAACTTTCCAGTTACTTGAGATGATCCACCAGTCAACAAAGCCTGGAGTGCTTCCAACTGCCATG GTGGTAGCTAATGATGTTGACGTGCAAAGATGCAACCTTCTTATTCATCAGACGAAGAGAATGTGCACAGCCAACCTGATAGTGACAAATCATGAAGCCCAAAATTTTCCTGGCTGTAGTCTTGCAAAGTTCTGTCCAGAAGCATACATAGACGAGTCCAAGCCGCAGAGGTTGGAATTTGATCGTATTCTGTGTGATGTGCCATGTAGTGGTGATGGAACTGTCCGTAAGGCTCCTGATATGTGGAGAACATG GAATATCGGCATGGGAAATGGACTTCATCGTCTCCAAGTGGAAATAGCAATGCGCG GCATTGCACTGCTTAAAGTGGGCGGAAGGATGGTCTACTCAACATGCTCAATGAATCCTGTTGAAAATGAAGCTGTTGTTGGTGAG ATTCTGCGGAGATGTGGGGATTCTGTTGAACTCCTTGATGTTTCTAATGAGCTACCTGAATTGATCCGCCGTCCTGGACTTAGCACTTGGAAG GTACGGGATAGAGCGTCTTGGTTGGGCAGTCATAAAGATGTACTTCACTACAGGAAGAATGCAATATTGCCAAGTATGTTCCCTTCGGGTAAAGCTACCACGGACAGCTGTACGGCGGGTGGCAGTGTTGAGGTCAACATAGATGCAGTCGATGCAGATATGAGTGAGTCAGGGGGTATCGTAGAGGGAAAACAAGAAACGAAGATAGCGACTGATGACAGCAATAACGGTGACAATGGCAAGACTGAAGAGATAGAACAAGATGAATCTGAGTCTGTTAAAGTTTCAAGGGGCTCAAATGAAAAAACAGATTCAACCTCCATTGTTACAGAGCATTCAAATTTACCACTGCATCGTTGCATGAGAATTATTCCTCATGACCAAAACAGTGGAGCATTTTTTATAGCAGTCCTTCAGAAACTCTCTCCGCTGAATG AGAGTCCGGTGGTAGAAGTGATGAAAGGTGAGCACAGTACCTCGAAAGACAAGGCTTTGAAATGTTCTAATGGTCAGGGATCAGATAAGGTGCCGGCTGAAGAAATTTCAGTTCAGCAGCCAGGGGTTGATGATAGCCATGTTCTCGTTGAGCAACAAAACAGAGACATGGATGCTGAAATTTCAAAAGATAGAAGCTCTGAGGAAGCTAAGGTGATTGCTGGTGAGGTGCAAAATGATCAAGCGACAAGGAGAGATAAGAGAAAGACCCAGAACCAAGGCAGATGGAGAGGGGTTGATCCTGTGATATTTTTCAAAGACGAAGCGACAATCAGAAGCATAGTATCTTTCTACGGCATCAAGGATTCATTTACCCTTGAAGGCCATCTTGTGACTAGGAACCCTGATACTAATCATGTCAAAAGAATATACTATGTCTCAAAATCAGTTACAGAAGTTTTGGACCTCAATGTGAAAGTTGGCGAGCGGCTGAAAATTACCTCACTTGGCTTAAAGATATTT GAAAGGCAGTCGTCAAAGGAGGGTTCGCCATGCACATTTAGGCTATCATCCGAGGGATTGCCTCTGCTGCTTCCTTACATCACCAAACAGATTCTATATGCATCTGCAATAGACTTTCAGCACCTCTTACAGTACAGAATCATTAAATTCCCTGATTTTGTGGATGCAAAATTCGGTGAGCAAGCTTCAGCTTTGCTACAAGGTTGCTGTGTCGTAATATTGCGTGAAG GGCATGAGGATCTAGAGTCCATAGGCATGGATCCCTCTGCAATCGCCGTTGTTTGTTGGAAAGGAAAGACCAATCTGTGCGTCATGGTCACCCCCATGGATGGGAGGGAGCTGCTTGACAGGATCTCGTTTCGTTTCGGGCTCAAAATCCCAAAAGTTGATGATGGGAAGCCCGACCTGAAGAGTGACGATGGATCGGATGAGCAGCCTGATGGTGGCGCCGAGACAGTTGATCCAGATTGTGTGCCTGAGAGCAAAGCAGCAGAAGACATGGATATCTCAGATGTCAAGGACGCCGAGTAG